From one Trifolium pratense cultivar HEN17-A07 linkage group LG1, ARS_RC_1.1, whole genome shotgun sequence genomic stretch:
- the LOC123903067 gene encoding putative bark agglutinin LECRPA3: MKTSLNTMANLFPTNNIQKLFTVVLVILLATDLVNSVSFSISDFRTIKSSLILQEYASISESGVLELINASVVTNEVGRALYTKPIPLWDRSTGNVASFVTTFSFTLEDINGSNPPADGLVFVLVPSDGWYPGDSAGGNLGVVDAGKSYNNFVGVEFDNYINEWDPNYPHIGIDVNSIKSLKTKPWKRVNLALVKVSIAYDSDSKILSVVLTDDLGQLSTVAQVVDFKDALPETVRVGFSAATSTLSRQVHNIHSWDFTSILKTTTSSTNSSANISSYVA, translated from the coding sequence ATGAAAACAAGCTTGAATACAATGGCTAATTTATTTCCAACTAATAATATCCAGAAACTATTTACTGTTGTTTTAGTGATCTTGCTAGCAACAGATCTGGTGAACTCAGTTTCTTTCAGCATCTCAGACTTCAGAACTATAAAATCATCTCTAATCCTTCAAGAGTATGCCAGTATTTCAGAAAGTGGGGTTTTGGAACTTATCAACGCTAGTGTGGTTACTAATGAGGTAGGCCGTGCCTTGTATACAAAACCCATTCCCCTTTGGGACCGTTCCACCGGAAACGTTGCTAGCTTTGTTACCACCTTCTCTTTTACCTTGGAAGACATTAATGGATCTAATCCGCCAGCTGATGGACTTGTCTTCGTACTTGTACCAAGTGATGGATGGTATCCCGGCGACTCGGCTGGTGGAAACTTGGGAGTAGTTGATGCAGGTAAATCTTACAATAACTTTGTTGGTGTAGAATTCGACAATTATATCAATGAATGGGATCCCAATTATCCACATATTGGAATCGACGTCAACTCTATCAAATCATTGAAGACAAAACCATGGAAAAGGGTGAACCTGGCCTTGGTCAAGGTAAGTATCGCTTATGACTCTGATTCTAAGATTTTGAGTGTTGTTTTAACCGATGATCTTGGCCAACTTTCTACTGTCGCTCAAGTTGTTGATTTCAAAGATGCACTCCCAGAAACAGTTAGGGTTGGTTTTTCTGCTGCCACATCAACACTGTCGCGTCAAGTTCACAACATTCATTCCTGGGATTTTACTTCAATTCTTAAGACAACTACAAGCAGCACCAACTCAAGTGCTAATATTTCAAGCTATGTTGCATGA